From a single bacterium genomic region:
- the groL gene encoding chaperonin GroEL (60 kDa chaperone family; promotes refolding of misfolded polypeptides especially under stressful conditions; forms two stacked rings of heptamers to form a barrel-shaped 14mer; ends can be capped by GroES; misfolded proteins enter the barrel where they are refolded when GroES binds), which yields MAAKLIKFDEEARRSILKGVRILSDTVKVTLGPKGRNVVLEKKFGAPTITKDGVTVAKEIDLEDRFENVGAQMVKEVASKTSDVAGDGTTTATILAEAIYREGLKTVTAGANSMEVKKGIDRAVEVVVESLKKMSTKVTDNKEIFQIAAISANNDEVIGKRIAEAMEKVGKDGVITVEEAKGTETTVDVVEGMQFDRGYLSPYFITNPEKMICSMEDAYILIYEKKISAMKDLLPILEKIAQKGKPILIIAEEVEGEALATLVVNKIRGTLQCCAVKAPGYGDRRRAMLEDIGVLTSGKLISEDIGIKLENVQMSDLGQAKRITIDKENTTIVEGEGKKADIQARIQQIRAEIGETKSDYDKEKLQERLAKLAGGVAVLNVGAATEIEMKEKKARVEDALHATKAAAEEGIVPGGGVALIRCLPDLDKLKLEGDQQIGVEIIRKALEEPVRILAMNAGKEGSVIVEQTKKEKGNVGFNVMSEKFEDLTAAGIIDPTKVTRSALQNAASIAGLLVTTEAVVVEKPEEEKTPQMPPGGGYGGEY from the coding sequence AATATTATCCGATACCGTGAAGGTCACACTGGGTCCCAAAGGTCGCAACGTCGTGCTGGAGAAAAAATTCGGCGCGCCAACGATCACCAAAGACGGCGTAACGGTTGCCAAGGAGATCGATCTTGAGGATCGATTCGAGAACGTCGGCGCCCAGATGGTCAAGGAAGTTGCATCCAAGACTTCTGATGTTGCCGGTGACGGCACGACGACCGCCACGATCCTGGCTGAAGCGATCTATCGCGAGGGGTTGAAGACCGTGACCGCCGGCGCCAACTCGATGGAAGTCAAGAAAGGCATCGACCGCGCGGTCGAGGTCGTAGTTGAAAGTCTGAAAAAGATGTCGACTAAAGTCACTGATAACAAGGAGATCTTCCAGATCGCGGCGATCTCAGCGAACAACGACGAGGTTATCGGCAAGCGTATCGCTGAAGCCATGGAAAAGGTCGGCAAGGATGGCGTGATCACGGTTGAGGAAGCCAAGGGCACTGAAACCACCGTGGATGTCGTCGAAGGCATGCAGTTCGACCGCGGTTATCTCTCGCCGTATTTTATCACAAACCCGGAAAAAATGATCTGCTCGATGGAAGACGCTTATATATTGATCTACGAGAAAAAGATCAGCGCCATGAAGGATCTCCTGCCGATCCTTGAAAAGATCGCGCAGAAAGGCAAACCGATCCTGATCATTGCCGAGGAAGTCGAGGGCGAAGCCCTGGCGACACTGGTCGTGAATAAGATCCGCGGCACCCTGCAGTGCTGCGCCGTGAAGGCGCCGGGCTACGGCGACCGGCGGCGCGCGATGCTGGAAGACATCGGGGTTCTTACGAGCGGCAAGCTCATTTCCGAAGACATCGGCATCAAGCTGGAGAACGTACAGATGTCGGATCTTGGTCAGGCAAAGCGGATCACGATCGACAAGGAAAATACCACGATCGTTGAAGGTGAAGGCAAAAAAGCCGATATCCAGGCGCGTATCCAGCAGATCCGCGCTGAGATCGGAGAAACAAAATCCGATTACGACAAGGAAAAACTCCAGGAACGGCTGGCAAAGCTCGCCGGAGGCGTAGCCGTGCTGAATGTCGGCGCCGCGACCGAAATCGAGATGAAAGAAAAGAAAGCTCGGGTCGAGGACGCCCTGCACGCGACAAAGGCCGCGGCTGAGGAAGGCATTGTGCCCGGCGGCGGCGTGGCTTTGATCCGCTGCCTGCCAGACCTGGACAAGCTCAAACTCGAAGGCGACCAGCAGATCGGCGTCGAGATTATAAGGAAAGCACTGGAAGAACCGGTAAGAATACTGGCAATGAATGCCGGCAAAGAAGGGTCGGTCATCGTGGAACAGACCAAGAAGGAAAAAGGCAATGTCGGCTTTAACGTCATGAGCGAGAAATTCGAAGATCTGACCGCGGCCGGTATTATCGATCCGACCAAAGTAACCCGTTCGGCTCTGCAAAACGCGGCGAGTATCGCCGGCTTACTGGTAACGACCGAAGCTGTGGTCGTGGAAAAGCCAGAAGAAGAAAAAACGCCGCAGATGCCGCCCGGCGGCGGATACGGCGGAGAGTACTAA
- a CDS encoding FmdB family zinc ribbon protein, with amino-acid sequence MFCHPCIPAPPLLFLKEMPTYEYECTKCHHHLEELQKMTDKPLIKCPVCGGILRRLISGGSGLIFKGSGFYATDYKKTNSVSHESQKKDNHSKPGEGKKDPVSSKDPGGVKKEKASAPKPAKASES; translated from the coding sequence ATGTTTTGTCATCCCTGCATCCCTGCTCCTCCGCTCCTTTTCTTAAAAGAAATGCCCACCTACGAATACGAATGCACGAAGTGCCATCACCACCTCGAGGAACTACAGAAGATGACGGATAAACCGTTGATCAAATGCCCGGTATGCGGCGGTATATTGCGCAGGCTGATCTCGGGCGGTTCAGGTCTGATCTTCAAGGGCAGCGGGTTCTATGCTACTGACTACAAAAAAACAAATTCGGTGTCACATGAGTCACAAAAAAAGGATAATCATTCAAAACCCGGGGAAGGCAAGAAAGATCCGGTTTCATCAAAAGATCCCGGCGGGGTAAAGAAAGAAAAAGCCTCAGCGCCAAAACCCGCCAAGGCATCAGAATCGTAG